From one Brevibacterium sp. 'Marine' genomic stretch:
- the pstA gene encoding phosphate ABC transporter permease PstA has product MNTTPEATASKPAKLTSKQLPKTTPWIVAIAAIIVAIIISYIAFGGFNIPIVAVLAGLINAVAVFAVSASYEGRRKAVDRIATTIVTSTFVLACVPLVSLLWLTVSKGGSAISGDLLTRTMLGMKGVLDQQYVAGEASLAGGFYHAIVGTVLITLAACIISIPIGVLTAIYLVEYSNKNRLGKAITFLVDVMTGIPSIVAGLFAFALFSTIANVLMPSSAGIAKTGFTAAVALSVLMIPIVVRNTEEILRLVPMDLREASYALGVPKWKTIVKIVLPTSVSGILSGVTIAIARVIGETAPIMVTAGFAKTLNWNLFSGWMSTLPTFIYDSQLRPVSPGAAALASSERAWAAALVLVALVMVLNLLARIIAKVLAPKAGR; this is encoded by the coding sequence ATGAACACCACCCCCGAGGCGACTGCCTCGAAACCGGCGAAGCTGACCTCCAAGCAGCTGCCGAAGACCACCCCGTGGATCGTCGCCATCGCTGCGATCATCGTGGCGATCATCATCAGCTACATCGCATTCGGCGGCTTCAACATCCCCATCGTGGCCGTCCTCGCCGGACTCATCAATGCGGTCGCCGTCTTCGCGGTCTCCGCCTCCTACGAAGGTCGCCGCAAGGCCGTCGACCGAATCGCGACCACCATCGTCACCTCGACGTTCGTCCTCGCATGTGTTCCCCTCGTCTCACTGCTGTGGCTGACGGTGTCCAAGGGCGGGTCCGCCATCAGCGGCGACCTGCTCACCCGCACCATGCTCGGCATGAAGGGCGTCCTCGATCAGCAGTACGTCGCCGGTGAGGCGTCTCTGGCCGGCGGCTTCTACCACGCCATCGTCGGCACCGTGCTCATCACACTCGCGGCCTGCATCATCTCGATTCCGATCGGCGTCCTCACCGCCATCTACCTCGTCGAATACTCGAACAAGAACCGTCTGGGCAAGGCGATCACCTTCCTCGTCGACGTGATGACCGGAATCCCCTCGATCGTCGCCGGTCTCTTCGCCTTCGCGCTGTTCTCCACGATCGCGAATGTGCTCATGCCCAGTTCCGCGGGAATCGCGAAGACCGGTTTCACTGCGGCGGTGGCACTGTCGGTGCTGATGATCCCGATCGTCGTGCGCAACACCGAGGAGATCCTCCGCCTGGTGCCGATGGACCTGCGCGAGGCGTCCTACGCTCTGGGCGTGCCGAAGTGGAAGACGATCGTGAAGATCGTTCTGCCCACCTCGGTGTCGGGAATCCTCTCCGGTGTCACCATCGCCATCGCCCGCGTCATCGGTGAGACCGCGCCCATCATGGTCACCGCCGGGTTCGCGAAGACACTCAATTGGAACCTCTTCTCCGGTTGGATGTCGACGCTGCCGACGTTCATCTACGACTCGCAGCTGCGCCCGGTCTCGCCGGGAGCCGCCGCCCTGGCCAGCTCGGAACGCGCTTGGGCAGCAGCCCTCGTGCTCGTCGCCCTGGTCATGGTGCTCAACCTGCTCGCCCGCATCATCGCGAAGGTGCTAGCGCCGAAGGCCGGCCGCTGA
- a CDS encoding S66 peptidase family protein, which translates to MKSFVSVPKTRPGDRIAVLSPSFAAPAVSAAVHDQAMRRLAEATGLIPIEFPTTRQLGATTEARAADITAAFADPRIRAVIATTGGDGEVTVIPHVDTEVIRRDPKPFLGYSDNTNLHHLLWGLGVTSFYGGSTQVHLGAGPHIDDIHLRSLRAALLDGGEIELTDPGVSEDFGVEWEDPRSLTEFGVREPTDPWTWAGPKKAVEGRTWGGCIEVIDQIAIAGRMPETEDLSDRVLMFETSEEVPPAIMVKRSLRSLGERGILSAAAGVIMARPPVSELRKPVPPPDERDRLRRAQRDTVIAEVQKYNPEAVICVGVPFGHTRPQWILPHGGVIRLDGAAQSITADFS; encoded by the coding sequence ATGAAGTCGTTCGTCTCTGTGCCGAAAACCCGTCCTGGGGATCGCATCGCGGTCCTCTCGCCTTCGTTCGCAGCGCCTGCTGTCTCCGCCGCAGTTCATGACCAGGCCATGCGCCGTCTTGCCGAAGCCACGGGTCTCATCCCGATCGAGTTTCCGACAACCCGACAACTTGGTGCCACCACCGAAGCGCGCGCGGCGGACATCACTGCCGCATTCGCTGATCCACGGATTCGCGCAGTCATCGCCACGACTGGCGGTGACGGTGAAGTCACCGTCATCCCTCACGTGGACACAGAAGTCATCAGACGCGACCCGAAGCCGTTCCTCGGCTACAGCGACAATACGAATCTGCATCATCTGCTCTGGGGGTTAGGCGTAACCAGCTTCTATGGCGGGTCAACGCAGGTCCACCTCGGCGCTGGTCCTCACATCGATGACATCCATCTGCGTTCGCTTCGTGCCGCGCTGCTTGACGGCGGCGAGATCGAGCTGACCGACCCCGGTGTCTCGGAGGATTTCGGCGTGGAGTGGGAAGATCCGCGGTCGCTGACCGAGTTCGGAGTGCGTGAGCCGACGGACCCGTGGACGTGGGCCGGACCGAAGAAGGCCGTCGAGGGGCGGACGTGGGGAGGCTGTATCGAGGTCATCGATCAGATCGCGATCGCCGGGCGGATGCCGGAGACCGAGGACCTCAGCGACAGGGTTCTCATGTTCGAAACCAGCGAAGAAGTGCCGCCGGCGATAATGGTCAAGCGTTCTCTGCGCAGCCTCGGCGAACGGGGAATCCTGTCCGCTGCCGCTGGCGTCATCATGGCGCGGCCACCTGTCAGCGAGCTGCGGAAACCGGTTCCTCCACCCGATGAACGAGACCGGCTGCGCCGAGCCCAACGTGACACTGTGATCGCCGAGGTGCAGAAGTACAACCCCGAAGCCGTGATCTGTGTCGGTGTGCCGTTCGGCCACACCAGGCCGCAGTGGATCCTTCCGCACGGAGGAGTCATCCGGCTCGACGGTGCCGCGCAGTCGATCACCGCGGACTTCAGCTAA
- a CDS encoding DUF47 domain-containing protein produces the protein MRLKRVPQDKVFYERLSDLVSQMRQCNLVLAELSGIEISERRDVADRLREIGDRADEDMGAMLRALRENYITPFDRNDLYLLSHHMREICHRLHGVGYVLASGAFDPLPSGVPETLAVLSNQTDHTSRMITRLPGKLDQWDYVDAINRLTYQVESLQWRMSDAVPNSKRGLTYMAAVSQLGQAFVRAAHGFTELGKVVAAIAIKES, from the coding sequence ATGCGGCTCAAGCGGGTACCGCAGGACAAGGTGTTCTATGAGCGGTTGTCCGATCTCGTCTCTCAGATGCGGCAGTGCAACCTGGTGCTCGCCGAACTCTCCGGAATCGAAATCAGCGAACGACGCGACGTCGCCGACCGTCTCCGCGAGATCGGGGACAGAGCCGATGAGGACATGGGCGCGATGCTGCGTGCGCTGCGCGAGAACTACATCACCCCGTTCGACCGCAATGACCTCTACCTGCTCAGCCACCATATGCGCGAGATCTGCCACCGGCTGCACGGAGTCGGATACGTTCTCGCTTCCGGAGCCTTCGACCCGTTGCCGTCCGGCGTCCCCGAGACCCTGGCCGTGCTGTCGAACCAGACGGACCACACCTCGCGGATGATCACCAGACTGCCCGGCAAGCTCGACCAGTGGGACTATGTCGACGCGATCAACCGGCTGACCTACCAGGTCGAGAGCCTGCAGTGGCGGATGTCGGACGCGGTGCCGAACTCCAAACGGGGACTGACCTACATGGCGGCGGTCTCCCAGCTCGGGCAGGCCTTCGTTCGGGCCGCCCACGGGTTCACCGAACTCGGCAAAGTCGTAGCAGCCATCGCGATCAAGGAGTCGTAA
- a CDS encoding helix-turn-helix transcriptional regulator, with amino-acid sequence MTDRSDLADFLRRRREQLRPEEIGVGSTVRRRTPGLRREEVAMLAGVSVDYYARLEQGRGATPSAGVVNAVARALQCDRDQRDHLLHLAGHPVPPHSSDGHIRPGLIAVANRLVDVPAVIVTDLGEVVWQNPLGRILLADLSEEPGRGRNLIWRWFEDPRSRPMPEEDWSRISASHVSDLRATYARRSGDRRVREFVADLIAISDEFAELWAQHEVAVRRSDIKVFTSRELGRLEFRCEVLLTADDDISLLVFLPLEGTETASRLELLSVVGTQKLTSE; translated from the coding sequence ATGACCGATCGTTCCGACCTCGCCGATTTCCTCCGCCGACGCCGTGAGCAGCTGCGACCCGAGGAGATCGGTGTGGGTAGCACGGTCCGCCGGCGCACGCCTGGGCTCAGGCGTGAGGAAGTGGCGATGCTCGCGGGCGTCTCCGTCGACTACTACGCCCGTCTGGAACAGGGCAGGGGAGCGACACCGTCCGCCGGTGTCGTCAACGCTGTCGCCCGGGCTCTGCAGTGCGACCGGGATCAGCGGGATCATCTGCTCCATCTCGCGGGGCATCCTGTGCCGCCGCACAGTTCGGACGGGCACATCCGACCCGGACTCATCGCCGTGGCCAACCGGCTCGTCGATGTGCCGGCCGTCATCGTCACCGACCTCGGCGAGGTCGTCTGGCAGAATCCGCTGGGGCGAATTCTGTTGGCTGACCTGTCGGAGGAGCCCGGAAGAGGACGGAACCTCATCTGGAGATGGTTCGAGGACCCCCGGTCACGGCCGATGCCGGAAGAGGACTGGTCACGGATCTCGGCATCACATGTGAGTGACCTGCGGGCGACGTACGCCCGCAGGTCCGGAGACCGACGAGTGAGAGAATTCGTTGCCGACCTCATCGCCATCAGCGATGAATTCGCAGAGCTGTGGGCACAGCACGAAGTCGCTGTGCGGCGTTCCGACATCAAGGTCTTCACCAGCAGGGAACTCGGTCGGCTCGAATTCCGGTGCGAAGTGCTGCTCACCGCGGACGATGACATCTCGCTGCTCGTGTTCTTGCCGCTCGAAGGCACCGAGACGGCGAGTCGGCTGGAGCTGCTCAGCGTCGTCGGGACGCAGAAGCTGACTTCGGAATGA
- a CDS encoding O-methyltransferase: MSESEPSMPANLYPAADEWQAVDRYFTSTLVGEDDALITARASGAETSMPNAEVSANQGAFLGLLAQMVGARRVLEFGTLAGYSTIWFARSVGEDGRVVTLELEADNAVIAETNFRTAAVADRIDTIVGPAAESVARLIDEGTEPFDLVFIDADKPSNSVYLAAALELTRSGAVIVIDNVVRNGAVADADSTDLRVQGVRQVVNDLASNPELDATALQTVGEKGWDGLIIARRR; encoded by the coding sequence ATGAGCGAAAGCGAACCCTCCATGCCAGCCAACCTCTACCCGGCAGCCGACGAATGGCAGGCGGTCGACAGGTACTTCACCTCGACATTGGTCGGTGAGGACGATGCCCTGATCACCGCCAGGGCCTCCGGCGCTGAAACCTCGATGCCGAATGCCGAGGTCTCAGCCAATCAAGGTGCGTTCCTCGGCCTGCTCGCCCAGATGGTCGGTGCACGGAGAGTGCTCGAGTTCGGTACATTGGCGGGCTACTCCACCATCTGGTTCGCCCGATCAGTCGGTGAGGACGGCCGGGTCGTCACACTCGAACTGGAAGCGGACAACGCAGTCATCGCGGAGACGAATTTCCGCACCGCCGCAGTCGCTGACCGAATCGATACGATCGTAGGACCAGCCGCGGAATCGGTCGCGCGGCTGATCGACGAAGGTACCGAGCCGTTCGACCTCGTATTCATCGACGCGGACAAACCGAGCAACTCCGTCTATCTTGCCGCCGCTCTCGAACTCACTCGTTCCGGTGCGGTGATCGTTATCGACAACGTCGTCCGCAATGGTGCTGTCGCTGACGCCGACAGCACCGACCTGCGAGTTCAGGGCGTCCGACAGGTCGTCAACGATCTCGCGTCGAATCCCGAACTGGACGCCACGGCGCTGCAGACCGTCGGCGAGAAGGGGTGGGACGGACTCATCATCGCGCGGCGACGGTGA
- the pstB gene encoding phosphate ABC transporter ATP-binding protein PstB, giving the protein MSKQIDIKDLDIFYGDFRAVDGVEMQIKPRSVTAFIGPSGCGKSTVLRTLNRMHEVIPGASVSGEVLMDGNDIYGAGVDPVNVRREVGMVFQRANPFPTMSIKENVLAGVRLNNKRLSKTEADDLTERALRGANLWNEVKDRLNLPGSGLSGGQQQRLCIARAIAVEPEVLLMDEPCSALDPISTLAIEDLINDLKDKYTVVIVTHNMQQAARVSDKTAFFNIAGTGKPGKLIEFNETSTIFSNPDKEETENYISGRFG; this is encoded by the coding sequence ATGTCCAAGCAGATCGACATCAAGGATCTCGACATCTTCTACGGCGACTTCCGCGCCGTCGACGGAGTGGAGATGCAGATCAAGCCGCGCTCCGTCACCGCCTTCATCGGCCCCTCCGGCTGCGGCAAGTCCACGGTGCTGCGCACGCTCAACCGCATGCACGAAGTCATCCCCGGCGCCAGCGTCTCCGGCGAGGTCCTCATGGACGGCAATGACATCTACGGCGCCGGCGTCGATCCCGTCAACGTCCGCCGCGAGGTGGGCATGGTGTTCCAGCGGGCGAACCCGTTCCCGACGATGAGCATCAAGGAGAACGTGCTCGCCGGTGTGCGTCTGAACAACAAGCGCCTGTCGAAGACCGAAGCCGACGATCTCACCGAGCGCGCCCTGCGCGGGGCGAACCTGTGGAACGAGGTCAAGGACCGACTCAACCTGCCCGGTTCGGGTCTCTCCGGCGGTCAGCAGCAGCGTCTGTGCATTGCTCGCGCGATCGCCGTCGAACCCGAGGTCCTGCTCATGGACGAACCGTGTTCGGCCCTCGACCCGATCTCGACCCTGGCGATCGAGGATCTCATCAACGACCTCAAGGACAAGTACACGGTCGTCATCGTCACGCACAACATGCAGCAGGCCGCTCGCGTGTCCGACAAGACCGCGTTCTTCAACATCGCCGGCACCGGCAAGCCCGGAAAGCTCATCGAGTTCAACGAGACCTCGACGATCTTCTCGAACCCTGACAAGGAAGAGACCGAGAACTACATCTCCGGTCGCTTCGGATGA
- a CDS encoding aldo/keto reductase yields MTTHSEAQTIDHRRLGASGPLVTSPGLGAMSMSGAYGPTTDDEGVSAIFTYLDAGGTLIDTGDFYGAGHNEMLIGRALRTRSREDVVLSVKFGAVLSPDGAFIGFDGRPDAVRNSLAYSLRRLGTDHVDVYRPARLDPDVPIEETVGAIAELVEAGYVRSIGLSEVGAETIRRAAAVAPISDLQIEYSLLTRSIESNGILAACRDLGIGITAYGALAKGLFAGKTGGNRAMFPRFQGENLAHNETIVTALGEVASAKGITLPQLAIAWVAAQGEDIVPVVGSRTVQQVRATLTSTEVVLSPNDLAEIDEVLSGTEVRGDRYPSALMAQLDSER; encoded by the coding sequence ATGACCACACACAGCGAAGCACAGACCATCGACCACCGCCGCCTCGGAGCGTCCGGACCCCTTGTCACGTCACCGGGGCTCGGAGCCATGAGCATGTCCGGCGCCTATGGGCCGACGACCGATGACGAAGGAGTCTCCGCGATCTTCACTTACCTCGATGCCGGGGGAACCCTCATCGACACCGGGGACTTCTACGGAGCCGGACACAACGAGATGCTCATCGGCAGGGCTCTGCGGACTCGCAGCCGCGAGGATGTCGTCCTGTCGGTGAAGTTCGGTGCCGTGCTCTCCCCGGACGGCGCGTTCATCGGATTCGACGGACGCCCCGACGCAGTCCGCAACTCCCTGGCCTATTCCCTGCGCCGTCTCGGGACAGATCATGTCGACGTCTACCGGCCCGCCCGGCTGGACCCGGATGTCCCGATCGAGGAAACTGTGGGCGCGATCGCCGAACTCGTCGAGGCGGGGTACGTCCGATCGATCGGATTGAGCGAGGTCGGGGCGGAGACGATCCGCAGGGCGGCAGCCGTCGCGCCGATCAGCGACCTGCAGATCGAGTACTCCCTGCTCACCCGCTCCATCGAGTCCAATGGGATCCTTGCCGCCTGCCGCGACCTCGGCATCGGCATCACTGCCTACGGGGCGCTGGCGAAGGGGCTGTTCGCCGGCAAGACCGGCGGGAATCGGGCGATGTTCCCCCGCTTCCAAGGGGAGAACCTCGCCCACAACGAAACGATCGTCACGGCATTGGGTGAGGTCGCCTCGGCGAAGGGAATCACACTGCCCCAGCTGGCGATCGCCTGGGTCGCGGCCCAAGGCGAGGACATCGTCCCCGTCGTCGGTTCGCGGACCGTCCAGCAGGTGCGTGCGACTTTGACCAGCACCGAGGTGGTGCTGAGCCCGAATGATCTCGCCGAGATCGACGAGGTGCTCTCCGGCACCGAGGTGCGCGGCGATCGCTACCCGAGTGCACTCATGGCGCAGCTGGACAGCGAACGCTGA
- a CDS encoding helix-turn-helix domain-containing protein, with protein MKSYGQYCGLARAAEVLGERWSLILLRDLLVGPKRFNDLRQGNPGIPSNLLTTRLRELESAEIVERSIDGRSVVYRLSDYGSDLGPVLIELGRWGSRRMDAPREGEIPTDSSLAAALLTSRTEVEVRPFSVEVSAGPAVAHAEVNESGVSVGEGADPAAQLFIGGPGLRGLLADGDAEAAVAAETVTVDGDDSLVSEFVRAFRAPLDDSVGDAPPEI; from the coding sequence ATGAAATCGTACGGACAGTACTGCGGGCTGGCTCGGGCGGCCGAGGTGTTGGGGGAGCGGTGGTCACTCATCCTCCTCCGTGATCTCCTCGTCGGTCCGAAGCGCTTCAACGACCTTCGGCAGGGAAACCCCGGTATCCCCTCGAACCTCCTGACCACGCGATTGCGCGAACTCGAATCTGCCGAGATCGTCGAACGCAGCATCGATGGGCGCAGCGTCGTCTATCGCCTGAGCGACTATGGTTCGGATCTCGGTCCGGTGCTCATCGAGCTCGGCCGCTGGGGCTCACGCCGCATGGACGCTCCGCGGGAAGGCGAGATCCCGACAGACAGTTCCTTGGCGGCCGCGCTTCTCACCTCTCGAACCGAGGTGGAAGTGCGCCCGTTCAGTGTCGAAGTGTCGGCAGGCCCGGCAGTCGCCCACGCTGAGGTGAACGAGTCGGGAGTGAGCGTGGGCGAAGGCGCCGATCCGGCCGCTCAGCTCTTCATCGGTGGGCCTGGCCTGCGTGGACTCCTCGCCGACGGCGACGCGGAGGCAGCCGTGGCGGCAGAAACTGTGACGGTCGACGGTGACGATTCCCTGGTGTCCGAGTTCGTTCGTGCTTTCCGTGCTCCCCTCGACGACAGCGTCGGCGACGCACCGCCCGAGATCTGA
- a CDS encoding DUF4383 domain-containing protein, whose translation MTTPDSASHSEPLLAKPSAGRTPVQLVAGVFGAVFLLVGILGFIPGITANFDTIMFAGHHSEAALLGIFQVSVLHNVVHVLFGVVGLLALRSRGLAKSYLIVGGIIYAVLWIYGLIVPMESMGNFVPLNTADNWLHFVLAVAMVTTGIVFGRRSRP comes from the coding sequence ATGACCACGCCAGACTCCGCCTCCCACTCCGAGCCGCTGCTCGCGAAGCCCTCGGCCGGACGCACCCCGGTCCAACTCGTCGCCGGCGTCTTCGGCGCCGTGTTCCTCCTGGTCGGAATCCTGGGCTTCATCCCGGGAATCACCGCGAACTTCGACACCATCATGTTCGCCGGGCATCATTCCGAAGCGGCGCTGCTGGGGATCTTCCAGGTCTCCGTGCTCCACAACGTCGTCCACGTGCTCTTCGGAGTCGTCGGTCTGCTGGCTCTGCGATCGCGCGGACTGGCGAAGAGCTATCTCATCGTCGGCGGCATCATCTATGCGGTGCTGTGGATCTACGGTCTCATCGTGCCGATGGAATCGATGGGCAACTTCGTGCCGCTCAACACCGCCGACAACTGGCTGCACTTCGTCCTTGCGGTGGCGATGGTGACAACCGGCATCGTGTTCGGTCGTCGTTCGCGTCCGTGA
- a CDS encoding inorganic phosphate transporter: MELLLAAVVIAAVIFAGSNGFHDAALTVGNAVVGRAMRPGWALSLAVVFNFIGALLGEGIAIVVANQIVLFSGSAELILTSLIIAFVAATTWSLFTYYLALPVSSTHCLIGGLLGAGIVFGFSVNAEHAMNNVVWPLVLSPILGFILAWVLTLILSKSLASTPPKPLFRGARMVDSVLTASLSLVHGVQDAQKVAALVMVGILAVEATPHDGLSIVEISWPVRLLIAAALALGTGLSGWRVVQTLSVRMVGLDPLKSSISDGAAAILMYTAALIMRVPVSLTFVLGSSILGTQYAGRRGHARARYFLPMFGVWLLTIPAAALLAVVLGWIVKAAAGL, from the coding sequence GTGGAGCTGCTCCTGGCGGCAGTCGTCATCGCCGCGGTGATCTTCGCCGGCTCGAACGGATTCCACGATGCCGCTCTGACTGTCGGCAATGCGGTCGTCGGCCGAGCGATGCGTCCCGGGTGGGCGCTCAGCCTGGCTGTCGTCTTCAACTTCATCGGAGCCCTCCTCGGTGAGGGAATCGCCATCGTCGTGGCCAATCAGATCGTGCTCTTCTCGGGTTCGGCCGAACTCATCCTCACCAGTCTGATCATCGCCTTCGTGGCGGCGACGACGTGGAGTCTGTTCACCTACTATCTGGCGCTGCCGGTGTCGTCGACACACTGTCTCATCGGCGGTCTGCTCGGTGCGGGGATCGTCTTCGGCTTCTCCGTCAACGCCGAGCATGCGATGAACAACGTCGTGTGGCCGCTGGTGCTCTCACCCATCCTCGGGTTCATCCTGGCATGGGTGCTCACGCTCATCCTGTCGAAGTCACTGGCTTCGACCCCACCGAAACCGCTGTTCCGGGGCGCACGCATGGTCGATTCGGTGCTCACTGCGTCGCTGTCGCTCGTCCACGGAGTCCAGGACGCGCAGAAAGTTGCGGCCCTGGTCATGGTCGGGATCCTCGCCGTCGAGGCGACTCCGCACGACGGTCTGTCCATCGTCGAGATCTCCTGGCCGGTGCGCCTCCTCATCGCCGCGGCACTGGCTCTGGGCACCGGACTGAGCGGATGGCGAGTGGTCCAGACGCTGTCCGTGCGCATGGTCGGCCTCGACCCACTCAAATCCTCCATCTCCGACGGCGCGGCCGCGATCCTCATGTACACCGCAGCGCTGATCATGCGGGTTCCGGTGTCGTTGACCTTCGTGCTCGGCTCATCGATCCTCGGCACCCAATACGCCGGACGCAGAGGCCACGCCAGAGCGAGATACTTCCTGCCGATGTTCGGCGTCTGGCTGCTGACGATCCCGGCCGCCGCGCTGCTGGCCGTGGTGCTCGGGTGGATCGTCAAGGCGGCCGCTGGGCTCTGA
- a CDS encoding dihydrofolate reductase family protein, giving the protein MPRTVIAALFQSLDGIASDPFNFQFDSFDQEMGEWMTTAIGGVDDCILGRVTYQEWEGYWPNHTEGEDAPFADFINSTPKHIASTTLSQADLRWENSTLIQGDLVDFVRDLKAGDGGKIAVEGSMSIVRQLVEANLVDELTVAIHPVVAGSGRSLFEGGTTTRLVLKDVQRTSKGNLLATYGPFPG; this is encoded by the coding sequence ATGCCCCGCACCGTCATCGCCGCACTGTTCCAGTCACTCGACGGGATCGCATCCGATCCGTTCAACTTCCAATTCGACTCCTTCGACCAAGAGATGGGCGAGTGGATGACCACGGCCATCGGTGGCGTCGATGACTGCATCCTCGGTCGCGTCACCTATCAGGAGTGGGAGGGCTACTGGCCGAACCACACAGAAGGCGAGGACGCACCGTTCGCCGACTTCATCAACTCGACTCCCAAGCACATCGCCTCGACGACACTGTCGCAGGCCGACCTCCGGTGGGAGAACTCGACTCTCATCCAGGGGGACCTCGTCGACTTCGTCCGCGACCTCAAAGCCGGCGACGGCGGCAAGATCGCCGTCGAGGGATCGATGTCGATCGTTCGGCAGCTCGTCGAAGCGAACCTCGTCGACGAACTGACCGTGGCCATCCACCCGGTCGTCGCCGGCAGCGGAAGGTCCCTCTTCGAGGGAGGAACGACGACACGGTTGGTGCTCAAGGATGTGCAGCGGACCAGCAAGGGCAACCTGCTGGCCACCTACGGTCCGTTCCCCGGCTGA
- a CDS encoding RDD family protein, whose translation MSANYGSHVRARMYDHANGTLRNGVLLQPAPTGRRWWARILDAVFVLVFTGVVIGIALALSAVGVISLDAATGVCLASYPLMALVFGALYGCTVSPGQALCGVVSLQADFGRRVGFWRGMGRYLAVAFFPITVLAVLWTFLDAPTFDSVPIKVFRRG comes from the coding sequence ATGAGTGCAAACTACGGCTCCCACGTCCGTGCCAGGATGTACGACCACGCGAATGGAACGCTGCGCAACGGCGTGCTCCTGCAGCCGGCGCCGACGGGCAGGCGCTGGTGGGCGAGGATCCTCGACGCCGTCTTCGTCCTCGTCTTCACCGGGGTCGTCATCGGCATCGCTCTGGCACTCTCGGCAGTAGGTGTGATCTCGCTCGATGCCGCGACGGGTGTCTGCCTCGCCAGCTACCCGCTCATGGCTCTCGTCTTCGGTGCCCTCTACGGCTGCACCGTCTCCCCCGGCCAGGCGCTGTGCGGGGTCGTGTCGCTGCAGGCCGACTTCGGTCGACGCGTCGGCTTCTGGAGAGGCATGGGCCGCTACCTCGCTGTCGCGTTCTTCCCGATCACCGTTCTCGCCGTCCTGTGGACGTTTCTCGACGCACCAACCTTCGATTCCGTCCCGATCAAGGTCTTCCGGCGCGGCTGA